The following coding sequences lie in one Sedimentibacter sp. MB35-C1 genomic window:
- a CDS encoding nucleoside-diphosphate sugar epimerase/dehydratase, giving the protein MSSIYNSIYKLLNKYRKYVLMFIDTFIVVISYLSPHVISGIHPDKIKWFMNTWYIYTIIYMVTFIAMGVYKNIWRYAGIQDIYKCLKASVIANLVFFILTRSANIFVRYYVYLVAFIVTSFCTMAIRVVYRAVLIVGERGAKKLSHYTNVMIVGAGQATVAILNEISRNNPNSYMVRCIVDDDKIKIGRNINSVPVVSSTNEIPIMVKRYDVEEIILSIPSVDKDNKKRILDICADTKCKLKILPEVYSLLTNDNEIMNKIREVQVEDLLGREPIIFDCTMTKEYIQGKTVLVTGGGGSIGSELCRQIASYSPEKLVILDIYENNAYNIQQELIRTYGDKLDMEVEIASVRDKNKLNQLFELNHINIVFHAAAHKHVPLMEKNPEEAIKNNVIGTYNVVQVAHEHEIEKFVLISTDKAVNPTNIMGATKRIAEMIIQSYNNHSKTEFVAVRFGNVLGSNGSVIPLFKEQIREGGPVTVTHEEITRYFMTIPEAVQLVLRASSMADGGEIFVLDMGEPVKIKELAYNLIRLSGLEPEVDINIEYTGLRPGEKLYEELLISHGKNQIKTSIDKIFIERPTEFDEQELFELIGQLEKAAYDLDVDKIIFLIERLVPTYKRTLNDSGDTSVEYAHC; this is encoded by the coding sequence ATGTCAAGTATATATAACAGTATTTATAAATTATTAAATAAATATCGCAAATATGTATTGATGTTTATAGATACATTTATTGTTGTAATTTCATACCTGTCACCGCATGTTATAAGTGGTATTCATCCTGATAAAATTAAATGGTTTATGAATACATGGTACATCTATACAATAATTTATATGGTAACATTTATTGCTATGGGCGTTTACAAAAACATATGGAGATATGCAGGCATACAGGATATATACAAGTGTTTAAAGGCCTCTGTAATAGCTAATTTAGTATTCTTCATACTAACCAGGTCTGCCAACATATTTGTCAGATACTATGTATATTTGGTGGCTTTCATAGTTACAAGCTTCTGTACGATGGCAATAAGAGTTGTGTACAGAGCGGTGCTTATTGTTGGAGAAAGAGGAGCAAAAAAGCTAAGCCATTATACAAATGTTATGATAGTTGGTGCTGGGCAGGCTACAGTTGCTATATTGAATGAGATAAGCAGGAACAACCCCAACAGTTACATGGTTCGATGCATAGTTGATGATGATAAAATAAAAATAGGCAGAAATATAAATTCCGTACCTGTTGTTTCCTCAACGAATGAGATCCCTATTATGGTAAAAAGGTATGATGTTGAAGAAATAATATTGTCAATTCCTTCTGTTGACAAGGATAATAAAAAGCGTATACTTGATATTTGTGCAGATACAAAGTGTAAATTAAAAATTTTACCTGAAGTATACAGCCTTTTGACAAATGATAATGAAATAATGAATAAAATAAGAGAGGTTCAGGTAGAGGACTTATTAGGTAGAGAACCTATTATTTTTGACTGTACTATGACTAAAGAATACATCCAAGGAAAAACTGTCCTTGTGACAGGCGGAGGCGGCTCCATTGGTTCTGAACTCTGCAGGCAGATTGCTTCCTATTCTCCTGAAAAATTAGTTATTTTGGATATATATGAGAACAATGCCTATAATATTCAACAGGAATTAATAAGAACATATGGCGATAAATTAGATATGGAAGTTGAAATTGCTTCCGTAAGAGATAAAAACAAACTGAATCAATTATTTGAATTAAATCATATTAATATTGTATTTCATGCTGCTGCTCACAAGCATGTGCCTCTTATGGAAAAAAATCCTGAGGAGGCAATTAAAAACAATGTAATTGGAACATACAATGTTGTACAGGTTGCCCATGAGCATGAAATTGAAAAATTTGTTCTTATATCAACAGATAAAGCAGTCAACCCAACTAATATAATGGGTGCAACAAAAAGAATTGCAGAAATGATAATTCAATCCTATAATAATCACAGTAAAACAGAATTTGTTGCAGTTAGATTTGGAAATGTACTGGGCAGTAACGGTTCAGTTATTCCTTTATTCAAAGAACAAATAAGAGAGGGCGGACCGGTAACTGTTACTCATGAAGAAATAACAAGATATTTTATGACAATACCGGAAGCGGTACAATTAGTTCTTCGCGCTTCGTCCATGGCTGATGGTGGTGAAATTTTTGTGCTGGATATGGGTGAGCCTGTTAAGATAAAGGAATTAGCATATAATTTAATCAGACTGTCAGGACTGGAGCCGGAAGTTGATATAAATATAGAGTATACCGGACTAAGACCCGGTGAAAAGTTGTATGAAGAATTGCTTATAAGCCATGGTAAAAACCAAATTAAGACAAGTATAGATAAAATATTCATAGAGAGACCAACAGAGTTTGACGAACAGGAATTGTTTGAATTAATAGGACAACTGGAAAAAGCAGCTTATGATTTGGATGTAGATAAAATAATATTTTTAATAGAAAGACTTGTTCCTACGTATAAAAGAACCTTGAATGACAGTGGAGATACGAGTGTTGAATATGCTCATTGTTGA
- a CDS encoding O-antigen ligase family protein has product MKTKNEKKANKIKNTITIDYENKRLSVFYFLPLLLIAGFVPLIVHAKYVDLSGTTQALYWTGQQQYLDFFSYWKSRWVVTLTAISLVFYIILYLKKKLPYKNLKQYYIPLGIYAIFVIISTIFAIDTQTALWGFVDMYQGMFVLLSYVLLTFLTINFVNNERDIRLFANAFLFLMIVEGIIGVGQYFGHDFFQTEIGKKLMLPSNLVVEDLSFSFGPKTIYGTLFNTNFVGSFATLMLPLSVAFLLGAKTNKQRIISAIAVVLMIFVWIGCNSRAGYLGMVVAVVFALWLFRKIIKKYWILFAGLIIVFVILLFGLNKASEGKIFTRLKTFNIKEQIELIKENNEKAFKFEDIILGQDSFTIKTNRETLNFKIDGNKLYFMDENNNELEITTKGNEITINAGKYAGYKIKIAKDYPGVIVTRVGRNFNFYFTNSGVKLISSGGRIAEPVEAENYKLLDGLEKLASGRGYIWGRTIPLLNKYIGTGSGPDNYPMAFPQDDILAKSYVFADPNTVVDKPHNLYLQIATNTGVFSLMSLLAAWGVYIIISLKLYSKITFDSLEKLIGASCLVSIIGYLAAAIFNDSIVSVAPIFWIILGLGISINLRLKNNVA; this is encoded by the coding sequence GTGAAAACCAAGAATGAAAAGAAAGCAAATAAAATAAAAAACACTATAACTATAGATTATGAAAATAAAAGACTATCTGTCTTTTACTTTTTGCCACTGCTATTAATTGCGGGATTTGTACCTCTTATAGTCCATGCAAAGTATGTGGATTTGAGCGGAACAACTCAAGCCTTGTACTGGACAGGCCAGCAGCAGTACCTGGATTTTTTTAGCTACTGGAAATCACGCTGGGTAGTAACACTTACAGCAATATCATTGGTATTTTATATAATTTTATATTTGAAAAAGAAATTACCATATAAGAATTTAAAACAATACTATATACCATTAGGAATTTATGCAATATTTGTAATTATATCAACCATATTTGCCATAGACACACAAACAGCACTCTGGGGATTTGTAGATATGTACCAGGGCATGTTTGTGTTGCTAAGTTATGTACTACTTACATTTTTGACTATTAATTTTGTCAACAATGAAAGAGATATAAGGCTGTTCGCCAATGCCTTTTTATTCCTTATGATAGTTGAAGGAATAATCGGTGTAGGGCAATATTTTGGACACGACTTTTTTCAAACAGAAATAGGGAAAAAACTGATGCTGCCGAGTAATTTAGTTGTTGAGGATCTATCATTTTCGTTCGGACCTAAGACAATATATGGTACACTGTTTAATACAAACTTTGTGGGTAGCTTTGCTACTTTAATGTTGCCGCTGTCTGTTGCTTTTCTATTGGGAGCGAAAACAAATAAACAAAGAATTATTTCAGCAATAGCAGTAGTATTGATGATATTTGTATGGATAGGCTGTAATTCAAGGGCAGGATACTTGGGTATGGTAGTAGCGGTAGTATTTGCCTTGTGGTTGTTCAGAAAGATTATAAAAAAATATTGGATTTTGTTTGCTGGATTGATTATAGTTTTTGTAATATTATTATTTGGTCTTAATAAAGCTTCTGAAGGTAAAATATTTACAAGGCTAAAGACATTTAATATAAAAGAACAAATTGAGTTAATAAAGGAAAATAATGAAAAGGCATTTAAGTTTGAAGACATTATTTTAGGACAAGATAGTTTTACTATAAAAACAAACAGAGAAACATTAAATTTTAAAATTGATGGAAATAAGTTATATTTTATGGATGAAAACAATAATGAGCTTGAAATAACCACAAAAGGGAATGAAATTACTATAAATGCTGGAAAATATGCTGGGTATAAAATTAAGATTGCCAAAGATTATCCAGGAGTTATTGTCACAAGAGTGGGCAGAAATTTTAATTTTTATTTTACAAACAGTGGAGTTAAATTAATAAGCTCCGGAGGACGTATAGCTGAGCCTGTAGAAGCAGAAAATTACAAATTACTTGATGGATTAGAAAAGTTGGCTTCAGGCAGAGGCTATATATGGGGAAGAACAATACCATTATTGAACAAATATATAGGCACAGGATCAGGCCCGGACAATTATCCTATGGCTTTTCCACAGGACGATATATTAGCTAAGTCTTACGTATTTGCGGATCCAAATACTGTAGTAGATAAACCGCATAATTTATACCTCCAAATTGCAACTAACACAGGAGTTTTTTCTCTTATGTCCTTATTAGCAGCATGGGGTGTATATATTATTATCAGTTTAAAATTGTATAGTAAAATAACCTTTGATTCACTAGAAAAATTAATAGGAGCATCCTGCCTTGTAAGCATTATAGGATATTTAGCTGCAGCGATTTTTAATGATAGCATCGTAAGCGTTGCACCTATATTTTGGATCATATTAGGATTAGGTATAAGCATAAACTTAAGATTGAAAAACAATGTTGCTTAA
- a CDS encoding type II secretion system protein, giving the protein MNNKGFTLIEVIVVLSILGIISLIAITRFLTISENVRRDVCEASRVELHMKYILLRMINRILMLILMPS; this is encoded by the coding sequence ATGAATAATAAAGGGTTTACTTTAATTGAAGTAATAGTAGTTCTTTCTATACTTGGAATTATATCATTAATTGCAATTACTAGGTTTTTAACTATTAGTGAAAATGTCAGAAGAGATGTATGTGAGGCTAGTAGAGTAGAATTGCACATGAAATATATCTTGTTGAGAATGATAAATCGGATACTGATGTTAATTTTAATGCCTTCTTAA